In Thiofilum sp., the genomic window GTGGGAATAATATTTTGGCTACCGTGCAAATACATAAAGGGTTGTTGCTCATCGGCTTGGTCTAATACTTGCCCTTCATTATTTTTGAGCACATAGCTCATGGACACTACTTTATTTTGGGTAATTGACATCATTAATCCTTAAATTAAAACGACAGTTGTCTCATCTTGATACTTAGCCACTAAGCAACTGTTTTTATTGGTCACTCATAACGGTTCCCACCCTCAGGTCGATCCTTAAAGCGCCGATGCGTCCAAAGATATTGTGCAGGATACCAACGCACTTGGCTCTCGATCACCTGATTGATTTGAATGGTATCATTCAAAACGTCAGCGCTGGGAAAATTTTCCAATGCAGGATAAAACTGCAACTTATATCCGCTCGCAGTACGTACCGTAAAGAAGGGTACTACACTGGCTTTGCCCAAGCGACTAATCCGACTTGTAGCAGTATTAGTGGCTGCTTGTATATTAAAAAATGGCGCAAATACACTATTTTTATGACCAAAGTTCTGATCTTGGGCATACCACACCACATTACCCTGTTGCAAACTGCGCAACATCTCACGAATATCATCCCGCGCTATCGCTTTACCATAGCGTTTAGCGCGTAATCTAGCCACGCGCCACTCAATCACTGGATTTTGATGCGGGCGATAAACCACATACAGAGGGATAAACTGTGCTAATAAGCGCCCCCCTAATTCTAAACTGGTAAAATGCGCACTCAGTAATACCACGCCCCCTTGTTGCTGAGCTTGTTGCAGGTGCTCTAGCCCCTCAATTACAGTCTGTTGCTGTAAGCGCTCACTATTTCCCCACCAACTGAGAGCCGTTTCTAATAGCCCCTGACCTAGTGAGATAAAATGCGCTTTCACTAACTGCTGCTGTTGTAGAGCGCTGAGTTCTGGAAAAGCTAACTGAATATTGACCTGACAAATCTGGCGTCGTTTGGCTAATAAAACATACATCAGCCACCCTAATGCTTTACCGAGTGCCATTTGGAATGACCACGGTAGCTTTACTATCAGCCATAACACACCTAGCCCCAACCAAGTTAGCCAATAACGCGGGTGCAAAAATTGTTTACCTGATATTTTTTGTCCCTGCTCTCTCTTTACCATGCGACTCACTACTGAAAATTACCCTATAGCTTAGGTCTAACCCCACCTTTTCAGGAGTTATTGACAAAAAATAGCGTGTTTGCTGTACTAAACACACTGTTTGGATAGACCAAACTATATCATTACCTCAGTAAGGAGTTTACTGAATGATGTCAGACCCTCTCAGCCCTGCTGTAAATAGCAAATCGTTTGATTTTTTAGTGTTTATTGGGCGCTTTCAGCCTTTTCATTTAGGTCATTGGCAAATCATTGACGCCGCCCTTAAGCAAGCCCAACAAGTGATTGTATTAGTCGGCTCTAGCCAACAACCCCGCAGTATTCGTAATCCTTGGAGTTTTACTGAGCGCGAGCATTTTATTCGTAGTGCCTTTCCCGCTGAGGTGCAAACTCGTTTACATGTTCTGCCTATCGTAGATGATATGTATAACGACCAAAACTGGATCGCTAGGGTACAACAAGCGGTGCAAAGTGTGGTAGACACTCAAGCAAATAGTACGCCGCATATTGGCTTAATTGGGCATAGTAAAGATGAAACCTCTTACTATTTATCTTTATTTCCTCAGTGGGATTCGGTGAGTGTAC contains:
- the lpxL gene encoding LpxL/LpxP family Kdo(2)-lipid IV(A) lauroyl/palmitoleoyl acyltransferase, whose product is MVKREQGQKISGKQFLHPRYWLTWLGLGVLWLIVKLPWSFQMALGKALGWLMYVLLAKRRQICQVNIQLAFPELSALQQQQLVKAHFISLGQGLLETALSWWGNSERLQQQTVIEGLEHLQQAQQQGGVVLLSAHFTSLELGGRLLAQFIPLYVVYRPHQNPVIEWRVARLRAKRYGKAIARDDIREMLRSLQQGNVVWYAQDQNFGHKNSVFAPFFNIQAATNTATSRISRLGKASVVPFFTVRTASGYKLQFYPALENFPSADVLNDTIQINQVIESQVRWYPAQYLWTHRRFKDRPEGGNRYE